The Podospora bellae-mahoneyi strain CBS 112042 chromosome 7, whole genome shotgun sequence genomic sequence ACATGTCCCGTTTGGTTGTGGAGGCTCTGTTGGAAACAGAGCTATAAAGATGGACAAATATGCCATACCGGACGAGATAGAATGTGTAAGACACCTCCAGCCCAGTATCGGTTTCTAGGCCAGCCCATCTCACCATGGCAGACTACAACAACCCGTACGAGGACGGTCAGGAGGGGTGGGACCAGGGGTACTCGGACCAGCAGTACTTGAACCAGCAGTACCCGGGTACTAACATTCCCCGTACGACTTACATCGACCAGACCGCCCTCACATCTCTTGCCACCAACGCAGGACCTTCGTACCCATATCTCTCCACAGGTTCAGCTAGCCACGACGACCCAGGGTCCTACATACCGCCTCACCCTGGTCTCGCCACTCAACCCTGGGATATGGGACCATACCAAGTCTGGACAACATCGTCTTTACCTCCCACTACTACTTATACCATGACATCCGGCGCTTTCTCTGACCCCACTGCCACCGGCTTCCCGGACATTGCTCCCCTCTCGGACAGCTTGCCTCCCATCCCTGAGCAGTACGTTGTCCGCTATTCACACTTTCTTTTTGCAAGATCAAGAGCACTGACCCTTAAATATCAGACAGCTCGTGGAGTACCCGAGCGGCTACGACTACTCCTACggccaagctcctcctcgagaacccagctcatccccctcccaactcaGATGTGACATCTGCAACGAGAACTTTGCAAATCAAAAGAACTGGGACCGTCACCTCACCTCTGAGAAGCACCTCAGCAACGTCGGTGAGGACGACCCCGACGTCCCAAAGTACAGATGCGCATGCACCTACTCGGTAGCTCGGAAGGACAACTACCGCCGGCACCTCAAGCACTGCGCCTTTCGTATCGACTTTGCCTATGTCTGCACCTGTGGGGAGCCCACTCAGGACAAGGAGTATCATGAGCAGCATATCGACAATTGCGGACGCAAGAGACATAGGAGAGGGCACAAATGGTAGAATTTGGTTACCTACCTATTCTATGGAATAAGAGGTGGCAGCTCTGGAGCGGTCGATTTCATTTTTGTTTTCGTTTCACGGGTTGGTCTCAAGATTTTGGTCCCCACGGACTCGAGAACATCAGTCGCTTCAGCAACAatttcccttttcttttcgatTACGGTACCTGCCAGCACACAACTTTTATGATGACTTACgacatttttttctttttttctctttcgaGACGTATTCATTTTATTTTTCATTTGTTACACGAGAGTGCCCGGGCATTTATgagttggaaagggggggaggggggagggggaaaagagcTGTTCGGCGAGCAAGGGACtaatgaggaggaggcaaatGGTACCATTTGAATGTCTATTAACatgttttccttttttgttttctttctccaaTAATTACAATCGCTTtcccaccccatcaaccaTGACAAGTgaaaacccaccccccccccctccccccgacTAACCCCTAAAATACCTCCCCTTATTCACCACCGGCGCCTCAGTCCTCTTCACAGCACCACCGGTCCACTTCTGCGTAACCGTACTcctcaccacaacaaccggcGTCCCATTCGCCCGGCTCATCatctgccgctgctgctcatGCCCCACCGGCCTCGCCTGAGGCGCCACCGTCGGCCCAGGAACCACATACCCCGTCAAGCTCGCCGACACATCAATCAAAATCCCCTCGTCCGTCTCCTTGTAGAACCCCCTCGCATCGAAACTGTCCAGCTTGAACGGTTCCGGGACCGGCACAGCCGGCACAGGCGCCTCCACCCAAAGGTTCATACAAACCGGGTAATTCTGCGCGCCTCCCTTGTCCTTGGCATAGTGAAGCGCGATGATCTCGTGACGGAGGACATAGGGTCCCGGCTTCAGCCCACGCGGGATCTCCACCTGCCACGAGTTATTCCTCGCGATCATCACGTCCGTCGCCCACTTCCCCGCCGGACTTCCCCATGTCCCTGGCTCTCCCGGCGCGAGGACAGGGTCGGAGTCGTCGAGCTTGGTCCAGCGGAGGTTTGTCTTGGAGACAGATCCGCACCCGTCAGCGGTGTTGAGGCAGGGGGCGATGTAAGCCAGCACCGGGCCGACGTGGCCGATCGGCCAGCCGTTCCACTGGATGTGAACCGTTTCCCCCGCCCGAACGGGGGCGTGGGCCGAGGGGGGAGCGCCGGACTTGTGGCAGATGATCTCGGCGGAGGCGTACTCTGCCGGGCCGACGTAGCCGTCgtcggcgttggaggaggaccaGCCTACCCGGTTGGGGAAGTTGGCGATGTTGGGGCGGGGGTCGAAGCCGTTGTAGAGCACGCCGTTGACGAGGATGTGGGCGAGGTGGGAGTGAGCCAAGGCTTGGGAGGCTGCGGCTCccaaaaggaggagggaggtcgAAAGGGAGGGCATGCTGTCAGATTATGCAGGTTGCCGGAGCCGAAAAATAATCAACAGcaggaaaaagggggggggaggaatggGAATAAAAGATGTGAGCTATAGGGTTCAGTCCTTTGAGAGTGAGCTGACCAGGCGGCTATTGTTGGCGGCAAGTGGACAAGACAGCCCAGCCTGTTGTGTTGGGATGACAAGCAAATCCAGATATTGGGGTGCAGAGGCGGTTGATATTTATCCTTATTGGAGACAATAACATGATGATCTGGAGCTGGCTTGCCGAGTGGGCTCCGCATGATCGTTCTGCTAAGAGATTCAAATTGCATCTCACGCCTCTTCCCGTTCCCTGTTGCAGAGAAAGAAGGCACGGTTCGGCCGTAATGCGGTCTCTTGCCGTCTTGTCGATGATGAAGCCTGGTTGCTGGGATCCATCGTGGTGTTTGTTCTGTCAGGGGTCCACTTACACAGTGGGTTGCCAACATTGTACATGGAAAAAGACCATGGTGTTTGCTCTGCAATGCCTCTTTTGGGAAAATGCAAGGTTAGGAACCAAGGACCGAAGACTGCCGCCGATCTCCTCACCGAATCCTCACCTCATGATCCAAAACAATGAATTCTTGAGACGTTGCAGACACCAACAAAGAGAGAAATGGTGATGATCCGGCAAGGGAGGGGCAGAAAAGACTTGTCACGGAAGGGAGCGTTGCGTTATTTGTCCAATTCAGTTAGTGTCATTTGTCCCATCTGCCACGCCGGATAAAACGTCTCTTGTTCTTCAGGCTTGAATGGGCCGGTAGTCAAGTGTGGATCTGCGGATCAACACGCCCACGCCGCTGTTTTCTGGGGAATGTGGGGATCGAATTCATCTATCTGAGATGCTGCTTGTTAGTTACCTGTTCCGTGTTTGAGGGTTTTCAAATGATGTACAAAATGCGGCAGATTCTCTCCGCGGGAAAATACCCACTGCAGTTGAGCtagttttctttttgattttGATTTGGAGTCATTCTTTCAACTATACGCTCGAAAAAGTTTCTTCGGTCTTGGAATCGATAGCCAGCCCCTGCAACCATGTCCCCCACGCAGACTTCCTCACCCCCATGGAACACACCTGACAACGGTTCTGGAATCTGTGCCGCTAATGGGAAATGCACATCATTGACCGGTCTCTCTCAAAGGATGCGGCACAGGAGACCTATTGCCAAGTCGGGGAACTGTCCAGGGCAGCCTTAGTAACCCATCGCTTGCATCGTGCCAATCAGGAAGCCAGGCACAGGGGGGCCGACAACGACATATGGACTAGGGGGCGGTTTATATAGGGTTGGTTTTCATGCAGCTGCCTTATGGGTACCAAACCTGACCTCACTCATGGTGAACAAGGCGACCCGAGTGAATGGGATCCAGGTCCAGACCTGCTTCCATAGCCATCACTGTTGTTCTCTCGAAGCCGACATCAAATCCGCATCAAAGTAAGAAATTTTTGTTGGTTGTTACTCATTTGTTGGTACCCATCCTCACTTGATCCTGTTTCGCCCTCTCTGTCCTGTCGCCATTCCCCTGACATCAACCAAGAATTCACCTACCTGGCGAGACCCTGCAAACCTGTCCCTCAACATGCCGGCCCCAACGGACATTTTGACTCTTgcctccaaccccagccaCGTGGTGGGCGTGGTATTCCGGTTTCCAGACAATGCCCAGTGTGATTTACCAACGTAAATCCAAGGATGCCATGCCatccaacctccctcccagaCCTCCCTCACCGAAACCTCGTATCctctcacctcctcacccaccaccccaaccaaccagccaaAAACCCCGAATCTCCGCTTGCGTAACAACGGAAAGGCCCTTCCCTTCCAGTTTCATGCCCGCCAAAGTTCCACAACATATCGGGCTTATAGTCGGCTTCCGTTCGCGGGAATCGGTGCGTTCTAACCCGTGTGGCTTgcctgggggtggtgtgATCCCGAACGCCTCGAGAGATGTGGCTTTCAGGGGTTTGGTCCCTGGGAAATGGCTGACCGAGATAGTATCGAGACTGGTTTTGAATCGATAGACGCGGTGGGAAGGGTCGAAAGACCGGTTCACCGTTCAAAGCACGCCGAACAACATTCTTTGTGAGCCAAGAAAGGAAGATGCACCGAGGCAGTCAAGAGTTGGCCGCCTTTAAGACCACCCCAGGCCAAATTCGCAAAGAGATCTTGTTCAGCACTCCGCTGGAAAGAAAGTAGGAACCGTACCAAAAGACAAAGAAGCAATCTATTGTGCTTTCAAGTTTGAAACCAAGAACAGAAAAATCCATTAAGCTAAATAATTAAATCATTAAACGCCATATGCTTGTGTCAATTCCAActtcccaaccccatcttCCCAGCCCCACCTATGGTCGACGAGCTGCCCCAAAGGTTACCCAAAATATATAcacgcccccctcccctccccctccacaaccatCACACGGTCAAAATATCATATCATCCGAAGTGAAAGCCTTTTGTGTGTAATCCCCCTTTTGTGTGTCCCTTCTTTCATACATACCATCCACTCTCCGTCATATCTTACCACCTCcaagaacaaaacaaaaagtaATGCACAATATACAAATTATACCCATTCAGTATCAACAACGGCAGCGTGTGATACCAAGGAAAGTCATTCTTTAACCTGTACGTCACCGCGCTAATCACACCGCCAATCGTCAGTATCGTCCAGAACCAACAGAGCAGCCTCATGTTTCTAAActtgttgctcttcttgtgCGCCTTCTTGTCGCCCGACGCCGCCCAGAGGAGCTCAATTCCAAACAGGCGGTCTTTGATGGCCGTGAGGTAGGCGTACGACTGGACTATCATGACGTGCTGGACGTTGAAGCCGTATTTGGCCTTGGCCCAGAAGCGGAAGAGCAGGGAGCCgtagatgatggaggggatggcgAAGGCGAGGTTGTAGTACTTGAACCATTCGGGgcggaagatgaggaggagggtgcccgggatgggggagatgaagattCCGAGGGAGACGGCCGAGTAGTAGAGGAGACCTGTTGATGTCAGCATTGATCGCAGTAAAGGGATGGGGAAACGTCGAGGGGTAAACACACCACAGAGGTAGCAAACCTTCTGAATGAAGGAAAGGTTCGAAGTCCAGAAATGCTTGGTTGTCAGGAGTGTCGTGCTGCCTCTGGCCCAGCGCATCTGCTGCGAGAAAAAGGAGCGTGGGGTGTTGGGGCAGATGCCCGTCGCCAAGCAGAGAGGCACGTACTTGACCTTCCAGCCGCGGTCAACAGCACCGAAACTGCATCTCGTTAGCCCCACTGTCATCTCCCGTTAAACAGCCAGAGCAGTCAAGACTCACCCAGTGTGAACATCCTCCGAAAACCCAATCTCGGCCGTCCCTCCCACCTCGACCAGCGCCTCCCTCCTGTACACGGCATTGCTCCCCACACAAATCGACGCACCCCATTTGTTCCGGTTCACCTGCACCACGCGATAAAACAACTCCTGCGTCGCTCCAGCACCCTGCTCAACCCAAGTCTGTTCATCAGTCACCCTGAAAAACTGCGGACTCTGGATGATAGCCGTCTTTGGATCCGCCATgtgctcaacaacaagctcctTGAGGAAATCGGGACGAGGGCAGAAATCAGCGTCAAAGATGGCAAAGAACTCCCCCTCCGTCCTGGCAAAAGCCCACCGGAGGTTGCCCGCTTTACGCAGCCTTGGACGGTCCTCACGGACAATGTAGTTGAAGCCGTACTTCTCTGCCAGAGCCTTGATGGCCGGTTGGTCACCATCGTCAAGGACATAAACCTTGAGCTTTGCCGCGGGCCAATCAAGCTTGATGACGTGCTGGTAGGTGTTCTCGATAATCTCCAAGGGCTCAGAGCAGCAAGGCAGGTAGACATCCACCGTCGGGGCAGTCTCATCGTTGATCGGGTACTTTTCGACCAGCTCCTGGTGGCCCTTGTAGTCCCAATCCTTGCCGACCACACCGACAAAGTACGAGATGATGAGGTAGACGTTGAGGAAGCCGACAAAGACACCGTACCAGGCGAAGATGGGCGCGCAGACGGAGAAGAGCCACATGCCAGCcgagagggtgaagaaggaaaagaggcCAAAGATGTAGAGCGGGATGCGGTTCGTGTGCAGGTacatcatcttctcctcgtcggtTGGGCCGGTGGGGAAGACCAAGCCTGGTTCCTCCCTTGGGCAGTAGGTCTCCCGGAAGCGTTCATAGAGACGCTTGAATGGATTCCTGGATTTCTTTCTGGGCGTAGCGGCTgcctcctcgccggcctTCTCCGCGTCAGTAGAAGAGAAAGCAACAGGCTGGGTGCCCTTCTCAACGTCAGCACCGGCCTTTTCATTGAACACTTCCTCCTGTGGTAAAGCGGCAGTCTGCTGAACATGTTAGTATCTGGTTCAACCTTGAATCAGGAAGCAGATTGCTTACGATTGTCTCCCCCttggttgtttgtgttgGGGGCGGCCGTGTCAGTGCTCTTGCAGGAGGGGTGACATCGGCAACGGGGAGGTCCTGAGTTGGCCAGCGTTAGTACATCGCACGGCGATATTAACCATGGTTTCACTTACTCCAGATGTCCTCCTCGAAGACGCACTCTGTGCTGACGAGTCCACATCTGATGGGTCTCTGAAAGGATCTGGAGTGGCCAGGCTTAAACTGGAACTCGGGGTCTCTGGTATCCCGGGCCGAAGCTGATCCTGACGAGGCGCCATCCCGATCTATAGCTGCGCCTGTATCGGCAGCGAggctggaaaggggaagggaaaggaagaaaagactGGTCGTGGAGAGGACGACCGACCACGCAGGTGGGAAAGATcgaaagggaaagaagaacaCAAGAGAGAGACTTGCAACCCAGACGGAGAAAAGAACGACCGTGTGAGGTGTGCAACGCACGACAAGGCCACGATATAAGACGAGCAGCTTCACGGGGGACAGGCCGGCTGCTTCTCTTCAACGATCTGTGATCCAAGACCGCGGACAGTTGCGGTGACGTTTGCTCGGTACGACGCCGGCAGTGGCTGCCAGACGATCTCGCCGAAGAGGGAAGACACTATTGAAGCCGAAGAGCCAGGGGGGGTAAAGATACCACCCCACGCCTGCTCAAAACGGAGGGCGATCGCTTGATAGGGGAAGTGACGTGGTCTCCGGGCCCTGGCCCGTAGAGAAAGAAGCGCCAACCTGAAGTGGTGGCCCGCTACACTTCGGCACAAGAAAACAACGGGCAGGACAGACGGCCGGTacgaaagagaaaagagacaTGCAGCAGAAGAAcacaaagaaagaaaaacatgAGATGGAAATTCTGCGGAAATTTCGACACACTGCGGAAGGGCTGCGGGACGTGAACATGGGGCCACTGCAGGTACCCATTAGCCAGGATGTGGATCCGCGAAGGCTAGACTTTCTGATTAGACGACGTTATAATAGTACAGCACCAACACTTCCGATGATCGACATGTTCAACACTACCAACCATGTCCATGACCATGATGCTGCTCGAGTGTCTGGGGCGGCCCGAGCAGCACCTGACTTGGACTTGGGAAGCTCCTCGGGCGGCAGTGTTGGGGCTGCTCCGGTGTCGAGCACCATATCGAAGTCCGTGGCCGAAAAGGTGACATTTTCCACAGAACGGAATGCTTCTGATCCAAAAGCCACCACGCCGACAAACGAGCCAGCTGAGACAAGGCCTTCGCGCCAGAGGTATTGCAAAAGGGGCGAGACCTCTGCCGAGAAGCTCAGCGCGTTTCCCTCGGCCACCCACGAGAATACGTTGGTACCTCTCTGGTTTTTTCCGTAGTACAAGGTGCTAGGGCAGCCACGTTAGCGGGAATCTGTAATGACTGGCCGACTGATGAGTGAGtccaaacaaaaacaacataCAAGTCCACATTGCCCAAGGTGAGACTTATGCGAGGTCTGTTTTCGTTCCATCCAAGAGGCTGCGCATGTCCAAATCTCCCGAGCCAAATCATGATTTCCGTCTCGGCCATGGTTTCCTTGACAGACTTGTCCGCATTGCGATCAGCAAACATGTCGAAGGCCACATTAGCCGTCACGTCAAGGTCGGCCAAGGCTGAGGTATCAACACTCAGTCTCGGTGCCGGTGTCGATCCCGCCCCCATGGACCATTTCCCTGTCAGATGCATTGCCGAGATGTTGGATAGCGTGACGGGGAGAGCCGGGGCTGTCAGCTTAACGTGGGGGTAGGAGTGCACCGTATCCGCCGCCGAGGGCCATTTCCAAGTGGCATCAAAGGCCGGCGGTGAGTCTCGAACCTGGGAATCCTGGTCAGCCCTGAGAACCGTGATAGCCAGTcaggtgggtgggggggagagacaagacaagacacgGGGCCAAGACTCGGGGGCGGGAAGGGGAGTAGGGAAAAAAGCAGGAATCCGCTCACGTACCGACATGCACTGAAAGCCCTGGCCGTCAGGATTCCACGCATTTGGAACATCTGGTGTCGAGTGAGCCGTGCTTGCTCACTGTCGAGGGGATCTGATTGGGTACTCACATATCAACTCGCCCGATCGGCTCGTATAAGTCTTTTGGTTGCAGACGGTTGCATCGTACGAGCCAGAGCTTGCAGAAGTCTGTTTGATGCATAATAGAACCAGGACAATTGCGTGGCCCAGGCACTGCATCGTGTTGACGGAGTGTAACTCGGGGCAAATGGGCGCGGTTGTCGTGGATGTTCCAGGTTGTCAGAGATGTCAGGGAACAGGACAGTGCTCCGTACTGATAAAGCAGGGCCAAGC encodes the following:
- a CDS encoding hypothetical protein (EggNog:ENOG503PH0P), which produces MAKAASACRFIEMRPNQAREKLSRVRHVPFGCGGSVGNRAIKMDKYAIPDEIEYYNNPYEDGQEGWDQGYSDQQYLNQQYPGTNIPRTTYIDQTALTSLATNAGPSYPYLSTGSASHDDPGSYIPPHPGLATQPWDMGPYQVWTTSSLPPTTTYTMTSGAFSDPTATGFPDIAPLSDSLPPIPEQQLVEYPSGYDYSYGQAPPREPSSSPSQLRCDICNENFANQKNWDRHLTSEKHLSNVGEDDPDVPKYRCACTYSVARKDNYRRHLKHCAFRIDFAYVCTCGEPTQDKEYHEQHIDNCGRKRHRRGHKW
- a CDS encoding hypothetical protein (EggNog:ENOG503NX1F; COG:G; CAZy:GT2_Glycos_transf); this encodes MAPRQDQLRPGIPETPSSSLSLATPDPFRDPSDVDSSAQSASSRRTSGDLPVADVTPPARALTRPPPTQTTKGETITAALPQEEVFNEKAGADVEKGTQPVAFSSTDAEKAGEEAAATPRKKSRNPFKRLYERFRETYCPREEPGLVFPTGPTDEEKMMYLHTNRIPLYIFGLFSFFTLSAGMWLFSVCAPIFAWYGVFVGFLNVYLIISYFVGVVGKDWDYKGHQELVEKYPINDETAPTVDVYLPCCSEPLEIIENTYQHVIKLDWPAAKLKVYVLDDGDQPAIKALAEKYGFNYIVREDRPRLRKAGNLRWAFARTEGEFFAIFDADFCPRPDFLKELVVEHMADPKTAIIQSPQFFRVTDEQTWVEQGAGATQELFYRVVQVNRNKWGASICVGSNAVYRREALVEVGGTAEIGFSEDVHTGFGAVDRGWKVKYVPLCLATGICPNTPRSFFSQQMRWARGSTTLLTTKHFWTSNLSFIQKVCYLCGLLYYSAVSLGIFISPIPGTLLLIFRPEWFKYYNLAFAIPSIIYGSLLFRFWAKAKYGFNVQHVMIVQSYAYLTAIKDRLFGIELLWAASGDKKAHKKSNKFRNMRLLCWFWTILTIGGVISAVTYRLKNDFPWYHTLPLLILNGYNLYIVHYFLFCSWRW
- a CDS encoding hypothetical protein (COG:G; EggNog:ENOG503P5H2; CAZy:GH12) — protein: MQCLGHAIVLVLLCIKQTSASSGSYDATVCNQKTYTSRSGELIYVPNAWNPDGQGFQCMSDSQVRDSPPAFDATWKWPSAADTVHSYPHVKLTAPALPVTLSNISAMHLTGKWSMGAGSTPAPRLSVDTSALADLDVTANVAFDMFADRNADKSVKETMAETEIMIWLGRFGHAQPLGWNENRPRISLTLGNVDFTLYYGKNQRGTNVFSWVAEGNALSFSAEVSPLLQYLWREGLVSAGSFVGVVAFGSEAFRSVENVTFSATDFDMVLDTGAAPTLPPEELPKSKSGAARAAPDTRAASWSWTWLVVLNMSIIGSVGAVLL
- a CDS encoding hypothetical protein (CAZy:AA9; COG:G; EggNog:ENOG503NYCR), with protein sequence MPSLSTSLLLLGAAASQALAHSHLAHILVNGVLYNGFDPRPNIANFPNRVGWSSSNADDGYVGPAEYASAEIICHKSGAPPSAHAPVRAGETVHIQWNGWPIGHVGPVLAYIAPCLNTADGCGSVSKTNLRWTKLDDSDPVLAPGEPGTWGSPAGKWATDVMIARNNSWQVEIPRGLKPGPYVLRHEIIALHYAKDKGGAQNYPVCMNLWVEAPVPAVPVPEPFKLDSFDARGFYKETDEGILIDVSASLTGYVVPGPTVAPQARPVGHEQQRQMMSRANGTPVVVVRSTVTQKWTGGAVKRTEAPVVNKGRYFRG